A genome region from Prinia subflava isolate CZ2003 ecotype Zambia chromosome 12, Cam_Psub_1.2, whole genome shotgun sequence includes the following:
- the OTOP3 gene encoding proton channel OTOP3 — protein sequence MSDKKVSRPCHHCRSKSASAPTDTSKIHYEKFWLYRHCSSVQQRDRQAQKAGQLFSGLLAMNVVFLGSAFVSSMIFNKVAITLADVWILLSILKVLCLFWIIYYLLGTSRQPHAVLYRDSHAGAIWIRGSVLLFGSCSILLNVFQIGYSTILVHCKSRVEIVFPSIGILFICTQAYFLWHHSKDCIQVQHNFTRCGLMLTIATNLLLWLLAVTNDTLHVEIESQLREVERRFAGNETTLCTCPNTTICKVFQKGYILLYPFNTEYCLVCCSVLYVMWKNVGRRISHHHIPHAKPKFKLQGVVFGPLLGTSAVIIGACVFMMYQIQATSLVPSRQVFVIYYSYYIVLLPLMSVGAVIGTIIHALEKKELDTLKNPTRSLDVVLLMGAALGQIGMSYFSIVALVATDPRDLLNSLALSYSVLLIFQNISQNVFVIDGLHRRRVGAAAEAKRAGHAGQHTVPAELPGQEETTQGSKQEHSQTPPGKEEDTREEQNREAYSQRRVSVLELGQEIRKASLSYIHIYSHLSWRRRVLREISFFLVLCNIILWVMPTFGAHPLFENGMERSFYGYSTWFVIVNFGLPLGVFYRMHSVGGLLEVYVTA from the exons ATGTCTGACAAGAAAGTCTCCAGGCCCTGCCATCACTGCAGGAGCAAGTCAGCATCAGCCCCAACAGACACGTCCAAGATCCACTATGAGAAGTTCTGGCTGTACCGTCACTGCTCCTCAGTGCAGCAGAGGGACCGGCAAGCTCAGAAGGCTGGGCAACTCTTCTCCGGGCTGCTGGCCATGAACGTGGTGTTCCTGGGCAGTGCCTTCGTCAGCAGCATGATCTTCAACAAGGTGGCCATAACTCTGGCAGATGTCTGGATCCTGCTCTCCATCCTCAAGGTCTTGTGCCTGTTCTGGATTATTTACTACCTGCTGGGCACCAGCCGGCAGCCGCACGCGGTGCTCTACAGGGACTCCCACGCTGGAGCCATCTGGATTAGGG ggtcagtgctgctgtttggcAGTTGCAGCATCCTCCTGAATGTGTTTCAGATTGGCTACAGCACAATCCTCGTCCACTGCAAATCCAGGGTAGAAATTGTGTTCCCCAGCATTGGAATCCTTTTTATTTGCACCCAG GCTTACTTTCTGTGGCATCACTCTAAGGACTGCATACAAGTCCAGCACAACTTCACCAG GTGTGGGCTGATGCTGACCATAGCCACCAACCTTCTCCTCTGGCTGCTGGCCGTGACCAACGACACCCTGCACGTGGAGATCGAGTCTCAGCTGCGCGAGGTGGAGCGGCGCTTCGCAG GCAACGAGACTACCTTGTGCACATGTCCAAACACAACCATCTGCAAAGTCTTCCAGAAGGGCTACATCCTGCTCTACCCCTTCAACACCGAGTACTGCCTGGTCTGCTGCTCCGTGCTCTACGTCATGTGGAAGAATGTGGGCAGACGCATCAGCCACCACCACATCCCGCACGCCAAGCCCAAATTCAAGCTGCAGGGGGTGGTCTTTGGGCCACTGCTGGGCACCAGTGCTGTAATCATCGGGGCCTGTGTCTTCATGATGTACCAGATCCAGGCCACCAGCTTGGTGCCCAGCCGCCAGGTCTTTGTGATCTATTATTCCTACTACATTGTGCTCCTGCCCCTGATGAGTGTGGGCGCCGTGATCGGGACAATCATCCATGCCTTGGAGAAAAAGGAGCTGGACACACTGAAGAACCCCACCCGCAGCCTGGATGTGGTCCTGCTGATGGGGGCAGCCCTCGGCCAAATCGGCATGTCCTACTTCTCCATCGTGGCCCTGGTAGCCACTGACCCCAGGGACCTGCTGAACAGCCTCGCCCTGTCCTACTCTGTCCTCCTCATCTTTCAAAACAtcagccaaaatgtttttgtcaTCGACGGGCTCCACCGGCGGCGCgttggagcagctgctgaggccAAACGTGCCGGACACGCCGGGCAGCACACGGTGCCTGCAGAGCTACCTGGGCAAGAGGAGACCACGCAGGGCAGCAAACAGGAGCACAGCCAGACACCTCCTGGCAAGGAGGAAGACACTAGAGAAGAGCAGAATCGTGAGGCCTACAGCCAGAGACGAGTGAGcgtgctggagctgggacaggagaTCCGGAAAGCTTCCCTGTCCTACATCCATATCTACTCTCacctgagctggaggagaagagTGTTGAGGGAGATCTCGTTCTTCTTGGTTTTGTGCAACATCATA CTGTGGGTCATGCCCACATTTGGGGCTCACCCCCTCTTCGAGAATGGAATGGAAAGGTCCTTTTATGGCTACTCCACCTGGTTTGTGATCGTGAACTTCGGGCTCCCCTTGGGTGTGTTCTACCGCATGCACTCGGTCGGGGGGCTTCTGGAGGTCTACGTGACAGCCTGA
- the OTOP2 gene encoding LOW QUALITY PROTEIN: proton channel OTOP2 (The sequence of the model RefSeq protein was modified relative to this genomic sequence to represent the inferred CDS: deleted 2 bases in 1 codon), with protein sequence MTEEPGRKDSELGHPQGSMGCGHKDDKASLASSQTAPFSHQPSTPASKEVWKKGGRMFSILLAVHLALLACTLVSSGAFEKIAVHDYDVFFLLTVMMLVVIIWIIFYLAGTSRCPGAVLGKDSHAGPIWLRGGLILFAIFSLVMDVFKIGYYSSFYSCLSAIKIIYPIVQAIFVVVQTYFLWVSAKDCIHVHLNVTRCGLMLTLTTNLAVWMSAVTDESVHKAHSKLKKNMTEEIFRWLLKVGMRSSSVEECNCNSQICQIFKNGYFWLYGYFWLYPFNIEYSLFASAMVYVMWKNVGRFIDHHSHYIQRLKFRLFRRTFFVGIMLGLIILVSGLGVLILYEVQVNSSTESSKKSQALTMYYIFNIVCLSLMSLVCIGGSVIYRFDKRDMDRHKNPTRTLDVALLMGAALGQYAISYYSIVAIVASTPRDSISALNLTYALLMIAQHTFQNVFIIEGLHRQPPKEDCKHERHQKDLYGLTFVNVNAVSLRVPDTAAALAAAAAPGTEATRASDLVRSLTAPKKMNWRRKFLREISMFLLLSNIILWIMPAFGARPQFDNDTELNFYGDSMWPAIVDICLPFGIFYRMHAVASLLEVYIMS encoded by the exons ATGACCGAGGAGCCCGGGCGGAAGGACAGCGAGCTCGGACACCCCCAGGGCAGCATGGGCTGCGGGCACAAGGACGACAAAGCCAGCCTGGCCTCCAGCCAGACGGCGCCTTTCAGCCACCAGCCCTCCACGCCTGCCTCCAAGGAGGTGTGGAAGAAGGGCGGCCGCATGTTCTCCATCCTGCTGGCCGTGCACTTGGCCCTGCTGGCCTGCACGCTGGTGAGCAGCGGGGCGTTCGAGAAGATCGCCGTGCACGACTACGACGTCTTCTTCCTGCTGACAGTCATGATGCTGGTCGTCATCATCTGGATCATCTTCTACCTCGCCGGCACCTCCCGCTGCCCGGGCGCCGTCCTCGGCAAGGACTCCCACGCCGGGCCCATCTGGCTGAGAg GAGGCCTGATCCTATTTGCCATTTTCAGCCTTGTCATGGATGTGTTCAAAATAGGATATTACTCAAGCTTCTACAGCTGCCTGTCTGCAATCAAAATCATCTACCCCATTGTGCAGGCCATATTTGTGGTTGTCCAG ACATATTTCCTGTGGGTCTCTGCCAAAGACTGCATCCACGTGCACCTGAATGTTACCAG gtgTGGCTTGATGCTAACGCTGACTACAAACCTGGCAGTGTGGATGTCAGCAGTGACAGATGAGTCTGTCCACAAGGCACATtcaaagctgaagaaaaacatGACAGAGGAAATCTTCAGGTGGCTGCTGAAAG TGGGAATGAGAAGCAGCTCAGTTGAAGAATGCAATTGCAACAGCCAGATCTGCCAGATCTTCAAAAATGGCTACTTTTGGCTGTAC GGCTACTTTTGGCTGTACCCCTTTAACATTGAGTACAGTCTCTTTGCCTCTGCCATGGTCTATGTCATGTGGAAGAACGTTGGACGCTTCATAGACCACCACTCCCACTACATTCAGCGCCTGAAGTTCAGGCTCTTCCGAAGGACCTTCTTTGTAGGCATCATGTTGGGCCTCATCATCCTCGTGAGTGGTTTGGGAGTCCTCATCCTCTATGAGGTGCAGGTAAATTCCAGCACTGAATCCAGCAAGAAGAGCCAAGCCCTCACCATGTATTACATCTTCAACATTGTGTGTCTGAGCCTGATGTCTCTCGTCTGCATCGGTGGCTCCGTCATCTACCGGTTTGACAAGAGGGACATGGACCGGCACAAGAACCCCACCAGGACCCTGGACGTGGCCCTGCTGATGGGGGCAGCCTTGGGGCAGTATGCCATCTCCTACTACTCCATCGTGGCCATCGTGGCCAGCACGCCGAGGGACTCCATCAGCGCGCTCAACCTCACCTACGCGCTCCTGATGATCGCCCAGCACACCTTCCAGAACGTCTTCATCATCGAGGGCCTGCACCGGCAGCCCCCCAAGGAGGACTGCAAGCACGAGCGTCACCAGAAGGATCTCTACGGGCTCACCTTTGTGAACGTCAACGCCGTGTCCCTGCGGGTGCCCGACACTGCCGCCGCCttggccgccgccgccgcgcccggcACGGAGGCCACGCGCGCTTCCGACCTCGTGAGGTCCCTCACTGCCCCCAAGAAGATGAACTGGAGGAGGAAGTTCCTGAGGGAGATCTCCatgttcctgctgctgagcaaTATCATA CTCTGGATCATGCCAGCGTTTGGTGCCCGGCCCCAGTTTGACAATGACACAGAACTGAACTTCTATGGTGACTCCATGTGGCCGGCCATCGTGGACATTTGCCTGCCCTTTGGGATCTTCTACCGAATGCACGCTGTGGCCAGTTTGCTGGAGGTCTACATCATGTCCTAA